The following DNA comes from Impatiens glandulifera isolate HB10 chloroplast, complete genome.
ATCGTATTGAAGCTATAGCGTCATCGTTTGCTGGAATCGAAATATCTGCAAGATCGGGATCACAATTTGTATCGATTAAACAAATTGTTGGAATTCCCAAAGTAATACATTCTCGAAGAGCCGTAGATTCCTCGTGCTGATCAACAATGATTACGATATCGGGTAAACCTGTCATATATTTAATCCCGCCCAGATATGTTTGCAAATGAGATAATTGTCTTTTCAATATAGCCGCATCTCTTTTTGGAAGACGGCCGAGTCTACCCATTTTTTGTTCCATTCGCAAGTCTCTGAACTTATGAAGTCTGGTTTCTGTAGTGGACCAATTCGTTAACATACCACCGAGCCATTTTTTATTAACATAATTACATCGAGCCCTTATTGCAGCCCATGCTACTGAATCAGCTGCTTTATTTTTGGTACCAACAATTAAGAATTGTTTTCCCCTACTTGATGCGTCAAAAACCAAATCACAAGCTTCCGATAAAAAACGAGCAGTTCGAATAAGATTTGTAATATGAATACCTTTACGCTTTGCAGAGATATACGGTGCCATTCTAGGGTTCCATTTCCTAGTACCATGGCCAAAATGAACTCCCGACGACATCATCTCTTCCAAATTGATGTTCCAATATCTTCTTGTCATTTTTCCCCACACTTACCCCTCCTTTTTGAAAAAAAAAAGAGAACAAGGGGTACCCTGAAAAATAAAGAATTGTTCCGATGGAACCTTTTCTTCTATCGTAGATTGGTCGTAAATACAGGACCAAGCCGTTATTCTTTTCTATTAGTTATTTTCTTTATTACTATTATCAAATCAAAAGACGAGACCAAATACAGATCAAAATACAGCTAGTTAAAAGGATCAACTCACTCTTAGGAATCATTTAGAAAATTAAATGACTGTTCTGATATATCATGGAAATTCTTTGAAAGACAAGAATCAAATAATTTTCTGTGGTGAAACAAAATATCGCTTATTTCTCGCTCGAATACATTCTTCTTTTTGGTTTCCAAAGGAATATTGTTATGGTGCCTTGAAGGGTCCATTAATCCTTTAAACCCAGTACCAACGGGTATGAGTCCTCCTAAAACAACATTTTCTTTCAAGCCTTTCAACCAATCGATACGACCTCGAAGAGCAGCTTTTGCTAAAACTCGCGCAGTTTCTTGAAAACTCGCTTCCGATATGAAACTTTGGGTATTCAGAGATGCTCTTGTTATTCCCAATAAGATGGCTCGGTAACAAATTGCCTCTTCCAAAGCACGCCCGATTCGTTCTGCCCTCAACAATCCAATAAGTTCTCCGGGTAAAAAAACATTTGACATTCCGTCTTCTGAAACTAACACTTTTGAGGTTATTTGACGTACAATAATTTCTATATGCCTATTATGGATCTGCACTCCCTGGGATCGATAAACCCTTTGGATTTTATTAACCAAAGAGATACGGCTTTGCGCTATAGTTAGCTCAGCACTAATCAAGAATCCCCAAGGAATTCCAAGAATTCTTGTTATACGTTCGTTCCAACCCTCAATTCTCTTTTCTAGATTCATTGATATTGAATCAATTGAGCGCACTTCTAATACCTGTTCCACCTTTGGAAGACCCTGCGTTATATCACCAGATCTCGATTTTTCATATATAAAGGTAACTAATGTATCTCCTTCATAAATAATTTCTCCATAATGGCCATGAACCGTTGCTCCTGGGGTAGCCAAATAGGGCTTAGCTGATCGTATTACTACAGAGTCAACTTGAACAATTAGAACTTGACCCGATTTTAGGTGTGGCTCATTTTTGGTTATACATAAATTTTCACAAATAAACTGTCCAATACTTATTTTTGTAGATGTCTTTTCACAATAATTGTGATAGATAAAATACCAATTCAAATTAAATGGACTCAAAATGATGTTATTGCATGGATCGGGATTATAAATTTTCCCATTTTCATCCGTTAAATAATATTTAAGTACTTGAGAAGTCTGTTTTAAATTGTCAAGTTGGAAATAGTTAGTTACTAGGATTTTATTATAAGTTATAAAATAGGCAAATGAATCAAAATTTACAATTTTCAAAGCTGTTCCTAAAGGGCCTAACGAATTCCTAATTGGAATTGGAGGATTTTTTGTAATTGATTCTTTTATCACATTGCTCGATTTTATATCATTGAATGGACCCATTTGAGAACAATTGGATGATGACAAAATAAGCAAAGCCTTATTTCTATTCAACAACATATGAATAGTTTGTTTAAGGGGTTGTTGAATCTTTCCCTTGGAATAGGAAAAAGTGGAAGAAAACGGATTGATATTGATGCGATTGGATCCATTATCAGAGATTAATCCTGAATCCAATAGATTTTTTCTTTTTCCAGTATACAGAGTGGGGGATTTCACTAAGTTGATTCGTAAGAAATATCGAATCAAACTATTTGTTCTTATTTGAACAAAGGAAACGCGGGCCTCTTCTATCGAAGAACTTTTTTTGTCTTGATGCCAATTCAATACTAAACAAGTCCGAACTAATTGAATACTTGTATCAGAAATTCCCCGAATTGGTTTTCCTTTTCCATAAAGGATATAATTGACAACTCGAAGTTGTACAGTATCCCTTTCCTGCAGCAGATCCGGGGGGAAAAGTGTTGCTAAATTTATACCATCCTTTATTTCATATGTGATTACAGGTCGAACCAAAACAAAATTTTTTTTCTTGATTGGCGTGATCCGTTGGACATAGATCCAACTTTTCAACTTTTTTTTGGATACCTTAGAATTTTTTTTTCCCATTCCTGGTGGTATCAAGATCCCACTGTGTCGGGATATCTTATCTGTCTCTCCTGGAAACTGGATATTTCCAGAAAATATTTTAAGTTCAATTCGTTTTTTTTTTCTTTCCACTCGGACTAACCCGCCTACTCGATTTTTTGTATTTAAAGTAATTTGTGTATCTACTCCAATGATACTATTGTTCTGTACCATTATCGAAGAAGATCCGGGTAAGAGATGTACTTCCTCGGGAATGAAAAAAAATTGATCTATTTTCATTTCGTATTTTGGCCTAAATTCCTTAACTCCTCGATACTCAATTAAACCCTCTTTTTTGACAATAGAATGCACTTCTATAGTCCCATATTTAGTAATTCCTGAGCTCTTTCTTCTGTATCGAGGATCATCGATATAAGCAAGAATACTATTTCTACGCGGAATACCGTTTATGGGTATTTCAATTGAAATACCTAAAGGGCGCATTAAATCTTTCTCTTGTTCTTGAATCGATTGGAGTGGAATGATTAATCGATTTCTTCGTCTCTTTGCCAAAAAATCCGAATTATCGTGAAGAATCGCAGGATATATGAGATTATAATAACCAGTGGATATGATTCGATGAAATTCTGAATAATAAGGAATCCTATCTTCTTTTTTACCTTTACTAGACAAATTCGAACTAAATAATTTGAGTCTCACTTGATCATTAGTTACCAAGAGATTAGAAATCTCTCTTTTCTTGACAGAAAGAGAATGCGTGTTTGTTTGATCTTGATCCTTGTGGAGCAAAAAGGGGGCTAAACTAGATCTGCACGACCTTCCTGATAATATCCATAAATGACTCGTTTTTGGTAAGAGATGTATATTACCATATGTAAATTCAGGTGCATGAGAAACACCGGTACTCCAATGCATTTCTCCTTCGGATTCAGAATAAATATGTTTTCGAACTTTTTCTTTAAAATTCAAAGTGCATCTTCCCGCACGAATCTCAGCAATCACCTGTTCTGATTCTACATATTGATCATTTTGAACTAAAAGAAAACTTTTCGACGGAATATTCACATTATGTAGAATATCTTCACTCTCAATAGTTACATCTAAATCTATAGAACATAGAAAAGCAGGATGTCCATGACGTGTACGTGTCGGATAAACCAAATTTTCATTGAATTTTATTTTTCCATTAGAAGGCGCTCGTACATGTTCTGCAGTACCCCCTGTAAATACTCCGCCGGTATGAAAAGTTCTTAATGTTAATTGAGTCCCGGGTTCTCCAATAGATTGACCTGCAATAATACCTACAGCCTCTCCCAATTCGACCAGGTCACCATGAGTAGGACTCCGACCATAACATAATCGACAGATCCAAGATGTACTCCTACAAGTAAAGGGAGTTCGAATAAAAATAGGTTGGGCTCGAAAGCTTATGAATCGATTGATAAGCCCAATACCAATATCTTGATTTCGGGTACCAATGCATCGCGAACCTATATATAGATCGTCCGCTAATACACGACCAATTAATGTTTGGATAAAAATTCTTTCCGACACCATCCCATTTTGAGGACTCACAGAAATACCCCGAACGGTGCCACAATCTGTTCGACGTACAACAATGTGTTGAACGACTTCAACAAGCCTGCGCGTGAGATATCCAGCATCTGATGTTCGTACAGCAGTATCTACAACCCCTTTGCGGGCTCCATAACAAGAAATTATATATTCTGTTAAAGAGAGTCCTTCACGTAAATTGCTTTGAATGGGTAAATCAATCATTTGTCCTTGGGGATCCGACATTAATCCTCTCATACCTACTAATTGATGTACCTGAGATGCGTTTCCTCTAGCTCCCGAAAAAGACATTATATGAACTGGATTAAAAGGGTCAGTCATCCTAAAATTTGGATTCATTTCTTGTCGCAAATATTCACTTGTAGCATACCATACCTCAATGGATTGACGTAATTTTTCCACCGCATGTATATTTCCATAATGATGATGTTTTTCCAAAATCAAACTTTGTTGTTCAGCATCTTGAACTAACCACCCCTTAGAAGGTATTGTTAAAAGATCATCAATTCCTAATGAAATGGATGTAGCAGTAGCTTGCTGGAAACCTAGAGTCTTTACTTGATCCAGGATGTGTGATGTATATGCCATTCCGAAGTGATCTATTAATCGACTAATAAGTCGTTTCATGGCAGTTCCGTCTATCGCCTTATTGTGAAAGACCAAATTGGCCCGTTCTGCCATAAGTGCCTCCATATTTCGCTGAGTAGGATTCGACAATGGGTTTGAGTCAGTGATTGAAAAACTTCCTTTTCTCGATCTTGATTCGCATAGAAATTCCGGAACTATGATCCTAGTTGAACCGGAGAGACCCGAATTTCCACAGGTCTCATAGAATTTTTTAGCTTAGGTACCATATGATTACGTACCATATGAACAAGCCCGACAAAACCCTTGTATAGCTTCTTCAATTTCTCGATAAAGAGAAATAGGACCAACAGTAGTTCGAATATATATATAAAGAATTTCTTTTCTTATACTTCTTACTATTAGATAGTGCCCATAAATCTCATAATAAGTACCCAACGGTTCATAGTGAATCTCGATTGGGGCTTCTCTTGAAGAAATAACGCGTTGATCTAGTCGCCACCGGATCCACAGAGGACTATCTAAATGGATTCGTTTCTGTCGATAAGCTCCAATTGCATCATAGGAATTACAAAAAATGAGTTCTTTTTCTTTGGTATACTTATAATTATTATTGTCAATTCTTTCATTTTGATAGTTTCTGCTATTACATGGATTATATCGATTTACACTAATTCCTCGACGATTACCGCTCGTTAATATATAGAGTCCCATAAGCATATCTTGAGTTGGTACCGAAATGGGATCACCAATAGCTGGTGACAAAAGATTCATATGAGAAAACATAAGTAAACG
Coding sequences within:
- the rps2 gene encoding ribosomal protein S2 produces the protein MTRRYWNINLEEMMSSGVHFGHGTRKWNPRMAPYISAKRKGIHITNLIRTARFLSEACDLVFDASSRGKQFLIVGTKNKAADSVAWAAIRARCNYVNKKWLGGMLTNWSTTETRLHKFRDLRMEQKMGRLGRLPKRDAAILKRQLSHLQTYLGGIKYMTGLPDIVIIVDQHEESTALRECITLGIPTICLIDTNCDPDLADISIPANDDAIASIRLILNKLVFAICEGRSSYRINP
- the rpoC2 gene encoding RpoC2, yielding MAERANLVFHNKAIDGTAMKRLISRLIDHFGMAYTSHILDQVKTLGFQQATATSISLGIDDLLTIPSKGWLVQDAEQQSLILEKHHHYGNIHAVEKLRQSIEVWYATSEYLRQEMNPNFRMTDPFNPVHIMSFSGARGNASQVHQLVGMRGLMSDPQGQMIDLPIQSNLREGLSLTEYIISCYGARKGVVDTAVRTSDAGYLTRRLVEVVQHIVVRRTDCGTVRGISVSPQNGMVSERIFIQTLIGRVLADDLYIGSRCIGTRNQDIGIGLINRFISFRAQPIFIRTPFTCRSTSWICRLCYGRSPTHGDLVELGEAVGIIAGQSIGEPGTQLTLRTFHTGGVFTGGTAEHVRAPSNGKIKFNENLVYPTRTRHGHPAFLCSIDLDVTIESEDILHNVNIPSKSFLLVQNDQYVESEQVIAEIRAGRCTLNFKEKVRKHIYSESEGEMHWSTGVSHAPEFTYGNIHLLPKTSHLWILSGRSCRSSLAPFLLHKDQDQTNTHSLSVKKREISNLLVTNDQVRLKLFSSNLSSKGKKEDRIPYYSEFHRIISTGYYNLIYPAILHDNSDFLAKRRRNRLIIPLQSIQEQEKDLMRPLGISIEIPINGIPRRNSILAYIDDPRYRRKSSGITKYGTIEVHSIVKKEGLIEYRGVKEFRPKYEMKIDQFFFIPEEVHLLPGSSSIMVQNNSIIGVDTQITLNTKNRVGGLVRVERKKKRIELKIFSGNIQFPGETDKISRHSGILIPPGMGKKNSKVSKKKLKSWIYVQRITPIKKKNFVLVRPVITYEIKDGINLATLFPPDLLQERDTVQLRVVNYILYGKGKPIRGISDTSIQLVRTCLVLNWHQDKKSSSIEEARVSFVQIRTNSLIRYFLRINLVKSPTLYTGKRKNLLDSGLISDNGSNRININPFSSTFSYSKGKIQQPLKQTIHMLLNRNKALLILSSSNCSQMGPFNDIKSSNVIKESITKNPPIPIRNSLGPLGTALKIVNFDSFAYFITYNKILVTNYFQLDNLKQTSQVLKYYLTDENGKIYNPDPCNNIILSPFNLNWYFIYHNYCEKTSTKISIGQFICENLCITKNEPHLKSGQVLIVQVDSVVIRSAKPYLATPGATVHGHYGEIIYEGDTLVTFIYEKSRSGDITQGLPKVEQVLEVRSIDSISMNLEKRIEGWNERITRILGIPWGFLISAELTIAQSRISLVNKIQRVYRSQGVQIHNRHIEIIVRQITSKVLVSEDGMSNVFLPGELIGLLRAERIGRALEEAICYRAILLGITRASLNTQSFISEASFQETARVLAKAALRGRIDWLKGLKENVVLGGLIPVGTGFKGLMDPSRHHNNIPLETKKKNVFEREISDILFHHRKLFDSCLSKNFHDISEQSFNFLNDS